The nucleotide window TTCTGCGACACGGCGCGCAGGGCCTTGCCCACGGGCGTGCGCTTGAGGAAGAGCCAGACGAGCCCCACGAGCGCGACCATCGCGCCCGCTAGGAACGCCTGGTAGCCGGTGATCGTCGCCCCCGCGAGCGCGATGCGCACGCCGGGGAACGGGTTGCGCACGAGCCTGAAGTCGGCGCCGAACGCCAGGAGGGCGAGGTTCTGCAGGATCAGCAGCAGGCCCAGGGCGGCGATGAACGTCGTGGCGCCGGAGAAGCGCCGCAGCGGCCTGTAGACCGCCACGTAGTTCGCCACGCCCAGCAGGCCGGCCACGAGCATCGCCAGGGGCAGGGCGAGGAAGAAGCTGAGCCCGAACGCGGACGTCGCGTAGAACGCGACGTAGGCGCCCGCCATGTAGAGGGCGCCCTGGGCGAAGTCGGCGATGTCGAGCACGCCCAGGACCAGCGTGAGGCCGAGGGCGACGAGCGCGTAGAGGCTGCTGGTGTGCAGCGCGTTGAGGATGAGCTGCAGGACGGTGTCCACGCGCCCCGCGGACCTCAGCCGCGGCGCGTCAGCGCGCCGCTCTCCGCGAGGTCGTTCCAGACCTCCTGGCGCGCGATGCGTCCGCCCACGAGCTCGAAGCGGTCGATGAACCTGACGCCGTCGAACGGCACGCCCGCGAGGTTCTCGCCGTACAGCGTGCCGGTCACGTAGACGACCTCACGCCCCTGCCCCGCGAGCGACTCGACGCGCGCCACCCGCTTCCTCACCCACCCGTAGCGTCCGCCGGCCGCGGCGACCATCTCCTCGAGGGACGCGTAGCTCGCCCCCGGGAACTCGAGCCTGAAGCCGTCGGCGAGCAGCGAGCGCGCCCGCTCCAGGTCGCGCTCCTCCATCGCCCTCAGGAAGGCGAGCGCGGTCTCCTCCGCGGCTTCGTCCTCGCGCGCTGGTCGCAACATCATCCTCCGTCACGAGATGGGCGGAGGGCCCGCCGCGCGGCGGGCCCTCGCTACCGTGGTTCGGCTCAGCCGCAGAGGTCTTCGCGCGTCAGGACGACAGGGTCGAGCTCGACGTAGTCGCGCCCGGCGACGAGGACCTTGCCGTCCTCGGCGCTGTAGGCCGCCACGCCGGCGCGCATGTTCGCCTGGCCGCACTGCTCGAAGCCGTAGCGGCCGAAGGGCATGTCGAACTCCTCGCCCGACAGGATGGCCGCCATCACCTCGGCGGCGTCGACGCTGGCGGCGCGCTCGACGCCCTGGCGGATCAGGTGGATCGTGCCCCAGCCCCAGGCGTTGTTCATCTCGGCGGGGCGTCCCACGTTCTCCCTGAACGCGCTGTCGAGCTCCACGGCCATCGGCTCGTCGAGCTCGCCCTCGAAGGCGCGCTGGGTCTGGCCGTCGTCGTAGAACCACGGCGAGTAGAAGCCGTCGTCCAGGTCGCCGACGGCGTCCTGGTAGGCGACGGTGTTGAGGAGGTCGGAGCCGTAGACCGGGAGCTCGATGCCGAGCTCGTCGTGCTGCAGGGTGATGCCGATCATCTCGTTGGCCAGGCCTATCGCGAGGATCGCGTCGGCGCCGGAGTCGCGGGCGCGCGTCAGCAGGGTCCTGAAGTCGGTGGCCCCGAACTGGAAGTACTCGGGCTCGGCCACGAAGCTGGCGCCCAGCGACTCGGCGACCCTCTGGAACTCCTGCACCATGGACCTGCCGAAGTCGGTGTTCTGCGCCATGGCGAAGAAGCTCGTGTGCCCGTTCTCGACGACGGCGTACTTGGCCAGCGGGGCCATCTCGATGAACGCCTTGGGCCCCAGGCGGACCGACATGTCGGCGCCGCTATCGACGCGGGAGGCGCCGGTGAGGTCGTCGGCGTAGGCGTAGACGAACTGCGGGATGTCGAAGGCGGCGAACAGCGGCTGGGCCGCGAGCGCCGCCGAGCTGCAGAACGAGCCGCCCACGAAGTCGACCTCCTCGGCGATCAGGCGCGTGCTGGCCTCGGTGGCCGCCTGCGGGTTGCACTGGTCGTCCTCGAAGAGCAGCTCGAACGTGTAGCTGGTGCCGCCCACCTGGACGCCGCCGGCCTCGTTGATCAGCCTGGCGGCCAGCTCCGCGCCCTCCTGCACCGCGATGCCCTCGGCCGCCGCCGCGCCGGTGAGCGGCAGTATGAAGCCCACCTTGATCGTCTCCTGGGCCGAGGCCGCCCCGCCGGCCAGCAGGGCGACGAGCAGTGCGGCCAGTAACCGGCCGGGGGCTAGGTACCTCTCGTGGCTGCTTCTCATCCTCGTCCTCCACTTCCCACGCGTCGTCTTCCTGCCGCGGAGACGTCGAGCCCGGGCAGCGCGCCCACCGCGGGCACGCCGTCTACGAGCACGCAGGCGATGTCGGCGGCGACGGCCCTGTTCACGACCGTCGCCAGCGGGTCCCTGACCGGCCGCAGGTTGCGCGACTCGGCGTCGAAGAGCACGACGTCGGCCCGCTTGCCCACGCTGAGGCTGCCCAGCTCGCTCGCCAGGCCGAGCGCCTTGGCGCCGTTGATCGTCGCCATCTGCAGCAGCTGAGCCGGCGACGGGAACGTCGGGTCGTGTCGCGCCGCGCGGGTGGCGCGGCTCAGGTACTCCATCTCGCGGAGGAGGTCGGGCGAGGCGAGCATGCCGTTGTCGCTGCCCAGCGCCACCGTCAGCCCCGCCGCCACCATGCGGTCCACGGGCGGCAGGCCGATGCCCATCACCGACTGCATCCGCGGCGCCACGACCACGGGGATCCCGGCCGCCGCGACGAGCTCGAACTCCTCGTCGGTGCCGCTGGTCATGTGCACGATGTGGTCGGGCCTGAGGTGCGCGACGACGCGCTCGACGTCGCTCTCGCCGAAGCGGCGGCGCGAGATCGTGCGGTACCTGTCGGTCTCGACGCAGTGGGTGGCGAGCAGCTTGCCGCGCGCCCTGACGAGCTCCGCCGTGTCGCGGAGGCCCTGGTCGGTGACGTCGAAGGCCAGCGGCACCGACCAGCCGGGGGCGCGGTCCAGTAGCCGCTCGAGCTCGGCCTTCAGCTCCCGCGAGAGGCCGCCGCGGTTCGCCTCGAGGTCCTCCGGCGCGTGCGGCGGGTGCGCGGCGTGGCGCGCGAACGCGACCGAGCGGAGAGGCAGCCCCGCCAGCGCGTCCTCGAGCAGGTCGAGGCCGTGGGCGCCGCCCTCCCTGAAGTCGGCGAAGGTCGTGGTGCCCGAGGCGAGCATCACGTGGGCGGCGTCGCGGATCGCGTCCACCACGGCCTCGTCGCGCGCCTCGGCGAGCAGCCTGACCTTCACCCCGTCGGGCGGCATGACGACCCGCCACGAGTCGAGCCCGAAGCCGGCCTCCTTGCCCGCGATGTCGGCGATGTGCGTGTGGGCGTTGACGAACCCCGGCGTCGCGATGAGGCGGGAGCCGTCCACGACGGTGACGTCCCCCGGCGGCGGGCCGGCGTCGAGCCTGGCGATGCGCCCGCCCTCGACCACGAGGGTCAGCCCCTCGCGCACCTCCATCTCCTCGCCCACGACGGCGGTGAGGCCGGTGATGGCGAACGCGTTCGGGGGCCCGGGTTGCGACCGGTTGTGGCCGACAGAGAGCGACAAGGAGGCGTCCTTTCGCCGTCCGGCGAAGCACGGGAGCGGGTTGGGTCTTCGCGTCAACTTTACGTGGCGGGGTTGATAGTGTCAACATAACGACACGATGTCCGTACCATTCAGGCCGGCCGGCCGCGGCGCGGTGGGTTGATGGCGCTGGACCGCAACAACCCGCTGCCGTACTACCACCAGCTCAAGGCGATCGTGCGCGGGATGGTGGAGTCGGGCGAGTGGGACGAGGACACGCCGCTGCCCACGGAGCGCGAGCTCCAGGAGCGCTACGGCGTGAGCCGCTCGGTCGTGCGCCAGGCCCTCAACGAGCTGGCCCACGAGGGCGTCATCGTCAGGAAGCAGGGCAGGGGCACCTTCGCGCTGCCGCGCCGCCTGCGTCACAACCCGCAGCCGGACAAGGTCCGCAGCGAGGGGCTCTCCGGCTACCTCAAGGTGCACGGCATGCGCTCCAGCACGCAGCTCCTCTCGCGTCGGCTGGGCCCGCCCGAGCCGCACGCCGCGGCCGCGCTCGAGCTGGCGCCCGGCGCCGCGGTCCTGCGCTTCGAGCGCCTGCGCCTGGCCGACGACCTGCCCATCGGCCTGCAGACCGTGACGCTGCCCGCCGACCTCCTCGGCGCGGTGCCGGGCGGCCTCGCCGACGACGACCTCCTCTACGGCGAGTCGTCGATGGACTACCTCGAGCACCGCCTGGGCGTCGCGATCGGGAGGAGCGCCAGGACGATCGCGGCCACGCTGCTCGACGAGCACCACGCCGCGGTGCTGCGCGGCCGGCCCGGCGAGCCGGCCCTGCGCGTGCGCCGCACGGTGAGGAGCGTGGACGGCCGGCCCGTGGAGTACTTCGACGCCGTCTACCGCGGGGACCTCTTCGAGTACTCCCTGGAGTTCGAGCACAGATGAAACCGGGCCGCCCCGCGCTCGCCCTCGGCGCGCCCCCGGACGCGACCGGCGCCGGCAGCCCCTCGCCGGGCTCACGGCAGCGCAGCAAGGCGGCCGAGGACCGCCCGTCCTGGCTCCCCGGCCGCGTGGAGCTAGTCGAGGTGGGCCTGCGCGACGGCCTGCAGAACCAGCCGCGGACGCTGACGACGGCGGTGAAGCTCGAGCTGCTCGAGGGCCTGCTCGACGCCGGCCTGAGGCGCGTGCAGGTGGCCTCGTTCGTGCACCCAGGCAAGGTGCCGCAGATGGCCGACGCCGAGGACCTGGTGCGCGCCCTGCCCGCCCGCGAGGGCGTCGTCTACTCGGGCCTGGCGCTGAACCGCCGCGGCGTCGAGAGGGCGGCGGCCGCCGGCCTGCGGCACGTCGACGTCTCGCTCTCCGCCAGCGACGCGCACTCGCGCCGCAACGCCGGCATGGGCCTGGCGGAGGCCGAGGAGCACCTGCTCGCGACGATCGCCCTGGCGCGCGAGCTGGGGCTGTCCGTGCGCGGCGGCGTGCAGTGCGCGTTCGGCTGCGGGACGGACGAGGTGCCGCTGGAGCGCGTCGCGCGCCTGGCCGCGCGCATCGCGGCGGCGGGGGTCGAGGAGCTCGCCGTCGCCGACTCGGCCGGGCTGGCCGACCCGCTGGCCGTCGAGCGCGTCGTGGCGGCCGTCAGGGAGGCCGCCCCCGACGTGCCGCTGGTCCTCCACCTGCACGACACGCGCGGCCTCGGCATCGCGAACCTCATGGCCGGCCTGCGCGCCGGCGTGACGCGCTTCGACACCGCCTTCGGCGGGCTGGGCGGCTGCCCGTTCATCCCCGGCGCCGCCGGGAACGTGTCGACGGAGGACGTGGCGAGCCTGCTCGAGCGGCTGGGCGTGGCGACGGGAGTGGACGTGGCGGCCGTCTGCCGCGTGAGCGCGCGCGCCGCCGAGGAGCTGGGGGTGGGGATGGACAGCAGGATCTACGCGCTGTGGCGGCGGGAGCGGGCTGGTGCCTCCGCGGCGGACGCGCCCTCGTGGCAGGTCTCTCGCGCGCCGGCGGGGAGGCGCTGATGCCCCTGACGGCCGCCGAGAAGCTGCTCTCCCGCAAGGCCGGCTACGAGGTCGAGGCCGGCGACATCGCCGTCGTGCCCGTGGACGGCGCCATGGCCACCGACGCCACCGCTCCGTTCGCGATCAAGGCGTTCGAGGCCATGGGCGGCACGCGCGTGTGGGACCCGGGGCGCATGGCGCTGGTCCTCGACCACGCCACCCCGCCGCCGAACGAGCGCATCAGCAACCTGCACGTGCTCATGCGTCGCTTCGCGGACCGGCACGGGCTGAAGCTCTACGAGGTGGGCGAGGGCATCTGCCACCAGCTCATGATGGAGAACGGCCACGTCGCGCCGGGCGAGCTCTTCGTCGGCGCCGACTCGCACACGCCCACCCTGGGCGCGATCGGCGCGTTCGCCGTGGGCGTGGGCTCCACCGACCTGGCGGCCGTGATGCACACTGGCCGGATCTGGCTGAAGACGCCGCGCACGCTGCGCATCGAGCTCACCGGCCGCCTGCGGCCCGGCACCTACGCGAAGGACGTGATCCTCCACCTCGTCGGAGCTCACGGCATCGCGGGCGCCACCTACGAGGCCGTGGAGTTCGCGGGCGACACGGTGGAGGGGATGACACTGGCCAGCCGCATGGTGCTGGCCAACATGGTCGCCGAGATGGGGGCGAAGACCGCGCTCGTCGACACCGCGGGCCTGGAGGGCCAGGAGCTGCCCCAGGCGCTGCGGGCGCGGCTGCTCGCCAGCGGGCCGCTGGAGGAGCTGAGGGCCGACCCCGGAGCGAGCTACCGCGCCGTGCACCGCCTTGACGTCTCGGACCTCGGCGCGCAGGTGGCGGCGCCGCACTTCCCCGACAACGTCAAGGACGTCCGCGAGGTCGCCGGCGTGAAGGTGGACATGGCTTTCATAGGCTCGTGCACGAACGCGCGCCTCGAGGACCTGCACGCGGCCGCCCGGGTGCTGCGCGGCCGCAGGCTGGCCCCGGGCGTGCGCCTCATCGTCGCTGCCTCCTCGAAGCGCGTCTTCCACGAGGCCCTCAGGGACGGCACCGTGGAGACGCTCTCGGCCGCCGGCGCCACCTTCATCACCTCGGGCTGCGGCCCGTGCGTGGGCACGCACCAGGGCGTGCCCGGCGACGGCGAGACCGTCATCTCGAGCACGAACAGGAACTTCAGGGGGCGCATGGGGAACCCGAACGCGAACCTCTACCTCGGCTCGCCGGCCGTCGTGGCCGCCGCCGCGGTGGCCGGCCACATCGTCGACCCCGCCGAGGTGCTGGGGGAGGCGGCGGCGTGAGGGCGCCGTCGGCGGGGGGCGCACCTACCGCGGGGAGCGCAAGGCTCGCGGGGAGCGCACGCCCCGCGGGGAGCGTACCGCCAGCGAGGGGCCCGCGCCGACACCGGTCCGGCGCCGGCGTGCGGCGGTCGGCCGCCGGGGGGCCGGCATGAAGGCCCCGAAGCTCACCTTCGCCGGCGCCGCCCACGTGGTGGGTGACAACGTCGACACCGACCGCATCATCCCGGGCAAGTACACGAAGACCCTCGACACCTCCGACCTCGCCGCCCACCTGCTCGAGGACTACGACCCGGAGCTGGCGAAGCGCGTCGCCCCGGGCGACGTCCTGGTGGCCGGCGAGAACTTCGGCTGCGGCTCGAGCCGCGAGCAGGCGCCCCTGGCGATCGCCGCCGCGGGCATCGCGGTCGTCCTCGCGCGCTCGTTCGCGCGGATCTTCTTCCGCAACGCCATCAACATCGGCCTACCGGTCGTGGAGGTGCCGGGACACGAGATCGCGCCGGGGTCGCGCGTGCTCGTCGACCTCTCCAAGGGCGAGGTCGTCGACGAGACCGCGGGACGCACCTACCGCGCCACCCGCATGCCGCCGGTGATGGCCGACATCCTCGCCGCCGGCGGGCTGGTGCCGTACCTGAAGGCGGGCGGCGACTACTCGGTGAGGGGCTGAGCGTGGCGGCGCCCGCACCCTCGAGCGGCGACGGCCCCCTCGCCGGCGTGCGCGTCCTCGAGTTCACCCAGGCGGTCCTCGGCCCCACCTGCGGCCTGGTGTTGGCCGACCTCGGCGCCGAGGTGATCCGCGTCGAGCCCGCCCCCACGGGCGACCCCACCCGCTACCTGCGCGGCTTCGGGATGGGATACTACCCGTTCTTCAACCGCAACAAGAAGAGCGTGGTGCTCGACGTGAAGGACCCGCGGGGGCTGGCAGCCGCGCACCGGCTCCTCCAGGGCGCCGACGTCCTCGTCGAGAACCTCGCGCCCGGCACCATGGACCGCCTGGGCCTGGGCGCCGAGGAGCTCACCTCCCGCTACCCGCGGCTCGTCTACTGCACCCTCAAGGGCTTCCTGCCGGGACCGTACGAGAAGCGCATCGCGCTCGACGAGGTCGTGCAGATGATGTCCGGCCTCGCCTACATGACAGGGCCGCGCGGCACGCCGCTGCGAGCGGGCGCCTCGATCGTCGACGTCATGACCGGCGTGTACGGCGCCATGGCCGTGCTGCTCGCCTTGCAGGAGCGCGAGAGGAGCGGCCGCGGGCAGGTGGTGAGGAGCGCGCTGTTCGAGACGGCGGCGTTCATCATGGGCCACCACATGGCGTACGCGGTGGCTTCCGGCGAGGAGGTGCCGCCCATGCCGGAGCGAGTGAGCGCCTGGGCGGTCTACCACCAGTTCCGCACCGCCGACGACCAGCTCTTGTTCGTGGGCGTGACGTCCGACAAGCAGTGGGAGCGCTTCTGCCGCGAGCTCGGCCGCGACGACCTGCTCGCCGACCCGCGCCTCGCGACGAACAACGACCGCGTCGCCCAGCGCGACTGGCTGCTGCCCGAGCTGCGGCGCGCGTTCGCCGGCATGACCCTCGCTGAGGCCGTGGGCCTGTGCGAGCGCGCCGACCTGCCGTTCTCGCCGGTGGCGCGGCCCGAGGACCTGTTCGACGACCCCCAGCTCGCCGCCGGCGGCAGCCTGCTCGAGACCCGCTTCCCCGACGGCAAGGTTGGCGCGCTGCCCGCGCTGCCGTTCCGCCTCGGGGACGCGGGCTGGGGGAAGCGCGCCGACCCGCCGGGCCTGGGCGAGCACACGGCCGAGGTGTTGACCGCGGCCGGCTACACGGACGAGGAGCTGGCGGACCTGGCGGACGACGGCGTGCTGCTCATGGGCCGGAACGCAGACACAGGAGGAGCGCAGTGAGCGAAGGACCCCGATACGACCTTCTCGTGAAGGGCGTGCGC belongs to Trueperaceae bacterium and includes:
- a CDS encoding branched-chain amino acid ABC transporter permease — encoded protein: MDTVLQLILNALHTSSLYALVALGLTLVLGVLDIADFAQGALYMAGAYVAFYATSAFGLSFFLALPLAMLVAGLLGVANYVAVYRPLRRFSGATTFIAALGLLLILQNLALLAFGADFRLVRNPFPGVRIALAGATITGYQAFLAGAMVALVGLVWLFLKRTPVGKALRAVSQNRGGALVVGLDPFRVEVAAFALAGALAGAAGTLASAVNAFDPHVAATVVIKAFAIVIFGGMGSVPGAIVGAVVVGLAENLTGGLVSTQYAELTAFVLMVVVLLVRPRGLFGAQEAKL
- a CDS encoding nuclear transport factor 2 family protein yields the protein MLRPAREDEAAEETALAFLRAMEERDLERARSLLADGFRLEFPGASYASLEEMVAAAGGRYGWVRKRVARVESLAGQGREVVYVTGTLYGENLAGVPFDGVRFIDRFELVGGRIARQEVWNDLAESGALTRRG
- a CDS encoding ABC transporter substrate-binding protein; amino-acid sequence: MRSSHERYLAPGRLLAALLVALLAGGAASAQETIKVGFILPLTGAAAAEGIAVQEGAELAARLINEAGGVQVGGTSYTFELLFEDDQCNPQAATEASTRLIAEEVDFVGGSFCSSAALAAQPLFAAFDIPQFVYAYADDLTGASRVDSGADMSVRLGPKAFIEMAPLAKYAVVENGHTSFFAMAQNTDFGRSMVQEFQRVAESLGASFVAEPEYFQFGATDFRTLLTRARDSGADAILAIGLANEMIGITLQHDELGIELPVYGSDLLNTVAYQDAVGDLDDGFYSPWFYDDGQTQRAFEGELDEPMAVELDSAFRENVGRPAEMNNAWGWGTIHLIRQGVERAASVDAAEVMAAILSGEEFDMPFGRYGFEQCGQANMRAGVAAYSAEDGKVLVAGRDYVELDPVVLTREDLCG
- a CDS encoding amidohydrolase family protein, producing the protein MSLSVGHNRSQPGPPNAFAITGLTAVVGEEMEVREGLTLVVEGGRIARLDAGPPPGDVTVVDGSRLIATPGFVNAHTHIADIAGKEAGFGLDSWRVVMPPDGVKVRLLAEARDEAVVDAIRDAAHVMLASGTTTFADFREGGAHGLDLLEDALAGLPLRSVAFARHAAHPPHAPEDLEANRGGLSRELKAELERLLDRAPGWSVPLAFDVTDQGLRDTAELVRARGKLLATHCVETDRYRTISRRRFGESDVERVVAHLRPDHIVHMTSGTDEEFELVAAAGIPVVVAPRMQSVMGIGLPPVDRMVAAGLTVALGSDNGMLASPDLLREMEYLSRATRAARHDPTFPSPAQLLQMATINGAKALGLASELGSLSVGKRADVVLFDAESRNLRPVRDPLATVVNRAVAADIACVLVDGVPAVGALPGLDVSAAGRRRVGSGGRG
- a CDS encoding GntR family transcriptional regulator; the protein is MALDRNNPLPYYHQLKAIVRGMVESGEWDEDTPLPTERELQERYGVSRSVVRQALNELAHEGVIVRKQGRGTFALPRRLRHNPQPDKVRSEGLSGYLKVHGMRSSTQLLSRRLGPPEPHAAAALELAPGAAVLRFERLRLADDLPIGLQTVTLPADLLGAVPGGLADDDLLYGESSMDYLEHRLGVAIGRSARTIAATLLDEHHAAVLRGRPGEPALRVRRTVRSVDGRPVEYFDAVYRGDLFEYSLEFEHR
- a CDS encoding hydroxymethylglutaryl-CoA lyase encodes the protein MKPGRPALALGAPPDATGAGSPSPGSRQRSKAAEDRPSWLPGRVELVEVGLRDGLQNQPRTLTTAVKLELLEGLLDAGLRRVQVASFVHPGKVPQMADAEDLVRALPAREGVVYSGLALNRRGVERAAAAGLRHVDVSLSASDAHSRRNAGMGLAEAEEHLLATIALARELGLSVRGGVQCAFGCGTDEVPLERVARLAARIAAAGVEELAVADSAGLADPLAVERVVAAVREAAPDVPLVLHLHDTRGLGIANLMAGLRAGVTRFDTAFGGLGGCPFIPGAAGNVSTEDVASLLERLGVATGVDVAAVCRVSARAAEELGVGMDSRIYALWRRERAGASAADAPSWQVSRAPAGRR
- a CDS encoding 3-isopropylmalate dehydratase large subunit, whose protein sequence is MPLTAAEKLLSRKAGYEVEAGDIAVVPVDGAMATDATAPFAIKAFEAMGGTRVWDPGRMALVLDHATPPPNERISNLHVLMRRFADRHGLKLYEVGEGICHQLMMENGHVAPGELFVGADSHTPTLGAIGAFAVGVGSTDLAAVMHTGRIWLKTPRTLRIELTGRLRPGTYAKDVILHLVGAHGIAGATYEAVEFAGDTVEGMTLASRMVLANMVAEMGAKTALVDTAGLEGQELPQALRARLLASGPLEELRADPGASYRAVHRLDVSDLGAQVAAPHFPDNVKDVREVAGVKVDMAFIGSCTNARLEDLHAAARVLRGRRLAPGVRLIVAASSKRVFHEALRDGTVETLSAAGATFITSGCGPCVGTHQGVPGDGETVISSTNRNFRGRMGNPNANLYLGSPAVVAAAAVAGHIVDPAEVLGEAAA
- a CDS encoding 3-isopropylmalate dehydratase; the encoded protein is MKAPKLTFAGAAHVVGDNVDTDRIIPGKYTKTLDTSDLAAHLLEDYDPELAKRVAPGDVLVAGENFGCGSSREQAPLAIAAAGIAVVLARSFARIFFRNAINIGLPVVEVPGHEIAPGSRVLVDLSKGEVVDETAGRTYRATRMPPVMADILAAGGLVPYLKAGGDYSVRG
- a CDS encoding CaiB/BaiF CoA-transferase family protein encodes the protein MAAPAPSSGDGPLAGVRVLEFTQAVLGPTCGLVLADLGAEVIRVEPAPTGDPTRYLRGFGMGYYPFFNRNKKSVVLDVKDPRGLAAAHRLLQGADVLVENLAPGTMDRLGLGAEELTSRYPRLVYCTLKGFLPGPYEKRIALDEVVQMMSGLAYMTGPRGTPLRAGASIVDVMTGVYGAMAVLLALQERERSGRGQVVRSALFETAAFIMGHHMAYAVASGEEVPPMPERVSAWAVYHQFRTADDQLLFVGVTSDKQWERFCRELGRDDLLADPRLATNNDRVAQRDWLLPELRRAFAGMTLAEAVGLCERADLPFSPVARPEDLFDDPQLAAGGSLLETRFPDGKVGALPALPFRLGDAGWGKRADPPGLGEHTAEVLTAAGYTDEELADLADDGVLLMGRNADTGGAQ